The following proteins come from a genomic window of Erpetoichthys calabaricus chromosome 18, fErpCal1.3, whole genome shotgun sequence:
- the snap29 gene encoding synaptosomal-associated protein 29, with protein MSAYPKNYNPFADDDDVPDVAGFGKSSGWNDPSEERRSEAEERQRRLHQEVMHTAQSALDSSNRSVSLIYDSEKTGAETAEELMRQGEALKRTEKMLDNMDQSLNVSQRHMNNIKSVFGGIVNYFKSKPEPKPEPAQSQQYKANPKLEEAFSQSKGQEERYQASHPNLRKIDTSGFGAGDIEASQERNGYSKNKQLSDVHKQLDRNLDDMSAGLSRLKNLGLGLENEIDDQDLIIDRITGKADHLDCRITSTNRQLKKL; from the exons ATGTCAGCCTATCCTAAAAATTACAACCcctttgcagatgatgatgatgtaccAGATGTTGCAGGTTTTGGGAAAAGTTCTGGCTGGAATGACCCATCAGAGGAAAGACGCTCGGAGGCAGAAGAGCGTCAGAGACGCCTGCACCAAGAAGTGATGCATACAGCACAGTCAGCCCTTGACAGCTCTAACCGATCAGTTTCTCTCATTTATGACTCTGAGAAGACGGGTGCTGAGACAGCAGAG GAGCTGATGCGTCAAGGTGAGGCCCTGAAACGAACAGAAAAGATGCTGGACAATATGGACCAAAGCCTGAACGTTAGCCAGAGGCACATGAACAATATAAAAAGTGTGTTTGGAggaattgtaaattattttaaaagtaaaccaGAACCTAAACCTGAACCAGCACAATCACAACAATACAAAGCAAATCCGAA ACTTGAAGAAGCATTTTCCCAGAGTAAAGGTCAAGAAGAAAGATATCAAGCAAGCCACCCAAATCTGAGAAAAATTGACACATCGG gctttggtgcTGGAGACATTGAAGCCTCTCAAGAAAGGAATGGATATTCCAAAAATAAGCAACTGTCTGATGTTCACAAGCAACTTGACAGAAACTTAG atGACATGTCTGCTGGTTTGTCCCGCTTGAAGAATCTTGGCCTAGGACTGGAGAATGAAATAGATGATCAGGACCTCATAATTGACAGAATAACAGGAAAAGCAGATCACTTAGATTGCAGAATCACATCTACAAACCGACAACTAAAAAAGCTTTAA